One Streptomyces sp. NBC_01217 genomic region harbors:
- the fabG gene encoding 3-oxoacyl-[acyl-carrier-protein] reductase, with protein sequence MSRSVLVTGGNRGIGLAIARAFAENGDKVAITYRSGEPPKELTEAGCLAVRCDITDAEQVEQAYKEIEEKHGPVEVLVANAGITKDQLLMRMSEEDFTSVLDTNLTGTFRVVKRANRGMLRAKKGRVVLISSVVGLLGSAGQANYAASKAGLVGFARSLARELGSRNITFNVVAPGFVDTDMTQVLTEEQRKGIVAQVPLARYAQPEEIAAAVRFLASDDASYITGAVIPVDGGLGMGH encoded by the coding sequence CGCTTTCGCCGAAAACGGCGACAAGGTCGCGATCACCTACCGCTCCGGCGAGCCGCCCAAGGAACTGACCGAGGCGGGCTGCCTCGCGGTCCGCTGCGACATCACGGACGCCGAACAGGTGGAGCAGGCCTACAAGGAGATCGAGGAGAAGCACGGTCCGGTCGAGGTACTGGTCGCCAACGCCGGTATCACCAAGGACCAGTTGCTGATGCGGATGTCCGAGGAGGACTTCACGTCCGTACTCGACACCAACCTCACCGGCACCTTCCGGGTCGTCAAGCGCGCCAATCGCGGCATGCTGCGCGCCAAGAAGGGCCGAGTCGTCCTCATCTCCTCGGTCGTCGGGCTCCTCGGCTCGGCGGGGCAGGCCAACTACGCCGCCTCCAAGGCCGGTCTGGTCGGTTTCGCCCGGTCGCTGGCGCGCGAGCTCGGCTCGCGGAACATCACTTTCAACGTCGTCGCGCCCGGTTTCGTCGACACCGACATGACCCAGGTGCTCACCGAGGAGCAGCGCAAGGGCATCGTCGCCCAGGTGCCGCTGGCCCGCTACGCGCAGCCCGAGGAGATCGCCGCCGCGGTGCGCTTCCTCGCCTCCGACGACGCGTCGTACATCACTGGAGCCGTCATCCCCGTTGACGGCGGATTGGGCATGGGTCACTGA